The Coffea arabica cultivar ET-39 chromosome 9e, Coffea Arabica ET-39 HiFi, whole genome shotgun sequence genome has a window encoding:
- the LOC113709357 gene encoding ALA-interacting subunit 3-like has product MSSGEGSSQPSSKKSRQPKYSRFTQQELPACKPILTPGLVVTTFILVGVIFIPIGLLSLSASERVVEIVDRYDEDCIPSDQEKTAFIQSDKTNKTCVRSLTVPKKMQHPVYIYYQLDNFYQNHRRYVKSRSDKQLRNPENEDLTSPCEPEARIDNKPIVPCGLVAWSLFNDTYGFSVRGMNLSVNKKDIAWDSDKNYKFGSKVYPKNFQQGSLIGGGKLDEKIPLSEQEDLLVWMRTAALPSFRKLYGRIEQDLEANEKITVVIQNNYNAYAFGGKKKLVLSTTTWIGGKNNFLGLGYITIGGLCLFNATTFIVMYLIKPRPCGDPSYLSWNRNPPGN; this is encoded by the exons ATGAGCTCTGGGGAGGGTTCTTCTCAACCTTCTTCCAAGAAATCCAGGCAACCCAAAT ATTCTAGGTTTACACAACAAGAACTGCCTGCATGCAAACCGATATTAACTCCAGGATTG GTGGTCACAACTTTTATACTAGTAGGGGTTATATTCATACCAATTGGCCTTTTGTCTTTGTCTGCATCAGAGAGG GTGGTTGAAATTGTAGACCGCTATGACGAGGATTGCATTCCTTCCGATCAAGAGAAAACTGCATTTATTCAGAGTGACAAGACCAACAAAACCTGTGTCCGGAGCTTGACA GTCCCAAAGAAAATGCAGCATCCAGTTTACATCTACTACCAGCTTGATAACTTCTATCAAAACCATCGTAG ATATGTCAAAAGCAGAAGTGACAAACAGTTGCGAAACCCAGAAAATGAGGATTTAACATCACCCTGTGAACCCGAAGCACGCATTGATAATAAGCCCATTGTGCCTTGTGGCCTTGTTGCTTGGAGTTTGTTCAATGATACTTATGGATTCTCAGTTAGGGGCATGAATCTATCTGTAAACAAGAAAGATATTGCATGGGACAGTGATAAGAACTATAAATTTGGATCAAAAGTTTATCCTAAAAACTTTCAGCAAGGAAGCTTGATTGGAGGAGGAAAACTTGATGAAAAAATACCA TTGAGTGAGCAAGAGGACCTTCTAGTCTGGATGCGCACTGCTGCATTGCCAAGCTTCCGAAAGTTGTATGGGAGAATTGAACAGGATCTTGAGGCTAATGAGAAGATAACAGTGGTTATACAGAATAACTATAATGCTTATGCTTTTGGAGGCAAAAAGAAGCTGGTTCTTTCGACTACAACTTGGATTGGTGGAAAAAACAATTTCTTAGGCTTGGGATACATCACTATTGGTGGATTGTGTTTATTCAATGCAACAACTTTCATAGTAATGTACCTTATAAAGCCAAG GCCTTGTGGCGATCCATCCTATTTGTCTTGGAATAGAAACCCACCTGGGAACTGA